A region from the Bombyx mori chromosome 15, ASM3026992v2 genome encodes:
- the CRF-DH gene encoding diuretic hormone 41 isoform DH45 precursor (isoform DH45 precursor is encoded by transcript variant 45), with the protein MMWWAVWCAAMVAGSVFTAAAPPTDSIDLMQMDPSLADDESLGFAMQSLSGRYAAAPWLYLLADVSHDPQRMAEFSQSSGRARPKRKMPSLSINNPMEVLRQRLLLEVARKQMREANQRQAVANRLFLQNVGKRGAWGEPASYLYNN; encoded by the exons ATGTGGTGGGCAGTATGGTGCGCGGCGATGGTGGCCGGCAGCGTGTTCACTGCAGCGGCACCCCCAACTGACTCCATCGACCTCATGCAAATGGATCCTTCTCTAGCTGACGAT GAAAGTCTGGGATTTGCAATGCAATCTCTGAGCGGTCGTTACGCCGCTGCTCCCTGGCTCTACCTTCTTGCTGACGTGTCACACGACCCCCAg AGAATGGCCGAATTCTCCCAGTCTTCGGGTCGGGCGCGGCCGAAACGCAAGATGCCGTCGCTGTCTATCAACAACCCGATGGAAGTGCTTCGGCAGCGGCTGTTGCTTGAGGTGGCCCGTAAGCAAATGCGCGAGGCTAACCAGAGACAGGCTGTCGCCAATCGACTTTTCCTGCAGAACGTCGGCAAACGAG
- the CRF-DH gene encoding diuretic hormone 41 isoform X5, which produces MMWWAVWCAAMVAGSVFTAAAPPTDSIDLMQMDPSLADDESLGFAMQSLSGRYAAAPWLYLLADVSHDPQNGSDRVKRRMPSLSIDMPMSVLRQKLSLENERKLQSLRAMANRNFLNDIGKRGEFDDVCLFLSSTKHNCM; this is translated from the exons ATGTGGTGGGCAGTATGGTGCGCGGCGATGGTGGCCGGCAGCGTGTTCACTGCAGCGGCACCCCCAACTGACTCCATCGACCTCATGCAAATGGATCCTTCTCTAGCTGACGAT GAAAGTCTGGGATTTGCAATGCAATCTCTGAGCGGTCGTTACGCCGCTGCTCCCTGGCTCTACCTTCTTGCTGACGTGTCACACGACCCCCAg AATGGCAGCGACCGTGTTAAGAGACGCATGCCGTCCCTCTCCATTGACATGCCAATGTCTGTGCTGCGTCAGAAGCTCAGCCTTGAAAACGAAAGGAAGCTGCAATCCCTAAGAGCTATGGCTAACAGGAACTTCTTGAATGACATCGGCAAACGCGGTGAGTTCGACGATGTGTGTTTATTTCTAAGTAGTACTAAACATAATTGTATGTAG
- the CRF-DH gene encoding diuretic hormone 41 isoform DH34 precursor (isoform DH34 precursor is encoded by transcript variant 34): protein MMWWAVWCAAMVAGSVFTAAAPPTDSIDLMQMDPSLADDESLGFAMQSLSGRYAAAPWLYLLADVSHDPQVRSEMQARSRRSFSVNPAVDTLQRGAYNHFLEKVVQSNRDYLNRIGKRDSWKILTEN from the exons ATGTGGTGGGCAGTATGGTGCGCGGCGATGGTGGCCGGCAGCGTGTTCACTGCAGCGGCACCCCCAACTGACTCCATCGACCTCATGCAAATGGATCCTTCTCTAGCTGACGAT GAAAGTCTGGGATTTGCAATGCAATCTCTGAGCGGTCGTTACGCCGCTGCTCCCTGGCTCTACCTTCTTGCTGACGTGTCACACGACCCCCAg GTTCGTAGCGAGATGCAGGCGCGTTCACGTCGCTCGTTCTCCGTGAACCCCGCAGTTGACACCCTACAGCGTGGAGCATACAACCACTTTTTGGAGAAAGTAGTTCAAAGCAACAGGGACTACCTCAATAGAATCGGCAAGAGAG attcGTGGAAGATTCTGACTGAAAACTGA
- the CRF-DH gene encoding diuretic hormone 41 isoform DH41 precursor (isoform DH41 precursor is encoded by transcript variant 41): MMWWAVWCAAMVAGSVFTAAAPPTDSIDLMQMDPSLADDESLGFAMQSLSGRYAAAPWLYLLADVSHDPQNGSDRVKRRMPSLSIDMPMSVLRQKLSLENERKLQSLRAMANRNFLNDIGKRGFHWAPSAKAAKFY; encoded by the exons ATGTGGTGGGCAGTATGGTGCGCGGCGATGGTGGCCGGCAGCGTGTTCACTGCAGCGGCACCCCCAACTGACTCCATCGACCTCATGCAAATGGATCCTTCTCTAGCTGACGAT GAAAGTCTGGGATTTGCAATGCAATCTCTGAGCGGTCGTTACGCCGCTGCTCCCTGGCTCTACCTTCTTGCTGACGTGTCACACGACCCCCAg AATGGCAGCGACCGTGTTAAGAGACGCATGCCGTCCCTCTCCATTGACATGCCAATGTCTGTGCTGCGTCAGAAGCTCAGCCTTGAAAACGAAAGGAAGCTGCAATCCCTAAGAGCTATGGCTAACAGGAACTTCTTGAATGACATCGGCAAACGCG GATTCCATTGGGCGCCATCGGCAAAGGCAGCAAAGTTCTATTAA